The DNA segment TGAACGTCGAAGCCTATATGGTGAAACACCGGAGCTTGTTGCCAATAAGTATCAAGCCGCGTTAGCCGCTGGTTTAGTCCCGATATTATGTACCGGTGAATCAGACGAACAGCGTGAGCAAGAACTAACATTTAATGTTATCGCACAAGATATTGATGCGGTTATTGAACAAAGCTCTATCGCTGCGTTTACTAACGGTGTAATAGCGTACGAACCTGTATGGGCTATTGGTACAGGCAAGAGCGCAACCCCAGCTCAGGCACAAGAAGTTCATCGCTTTATTCGTCAACATTTGGCGAAGCACGATGAAGAAGTGGCCGCTGGAGTAAGAATTCTATACGGCGGCAGTGTTAATGAAAACAACGCTGCTGAACTATTTAAGCAAG comes from the Gammaproteobacteria bacterium genome and includes:
- a CDS encoding triose-phosphate isomerase; its protein translation is MTKLRPLVAANWKMNGNRLLAEEFSKSFSTQQLNSVDVVLCPPSVYLESLITQVATNGSVIKVGAQNVSEQAKGAFTGELSTEMLLDLGCEYVIVGHSERRSLYGETPELVANKYQAALAAGLVPILCTGESDEQREQELTFNVIAQDIDAVIEQSSIAAFTNGVIAYEPVWAIGTGKSATPAQAQEVHRFIRQHLAKHDEEVAAGVRILYGGSVNENNAAELFKQDDINGALVGGASLIAEKFMTICQNAQRND